ATCCGACAGGCAGTCGACCTCGCCGCCGGGCTCCTTGCGGTGCACCAGGGCCAGCGTGCTGCCGGGCGTGTAGGGCGCGCACAGATCGTCCCAGAAGTCGCTGTGCCCCTTCGACAGGGCACGGCTGACCATCCAGCCGTTCATCGAATAGCGGGCGCCGATCTCGCAGATCCGCGTCGTGCCGTCACGGTCGAAGATCACGTCCGGCCGGTACCAGCCGACCCGATAGGGCCGCGCTGCGGCCCGGCGCAGGATGTCATCCAATTCCGGCGCCAGGGCATAGATGGCGCGGATGCGGTCGTCCGCGACATAGCGCCCGACCACCGCCCGCAAGGCCATGTCGAGCAGGACGGTCAGCCGGCGCATGCGGTCGCGGTAGGTGCCGGAGATCGACAGCACCTGATCGGCGCAGTCCTTCGGGTCGAGCAGCGCGCGTAGCGCCGCAGGCGGTTCGGCCATCCATCCAGTGGCAGTCTTTTTGGCCTTCGGCTGGGTCAGGACAGGGTAGGGATGGTTGGTCATGGCAGTCAATCGTTGCGGCCGGAGTCTTCAGGCCCGCCCATGGGCCGCCGCTGCCGGCAGTAAGCCGGAAGAAGCGCGCTCGAAGGCGTGCAAGGAGAGACAGGCATGATACGGAAAATGGATTTAAATTTGAAGCACGCCTATCACAGATAGCCGTTTGTCGCCAATACGGAAGTTTGCAAGACATATCTATGTAGCTTGCGCGCTTTGATTGCCTTGAAGGCGCGATATATTTTCCATAATTCCGCTTATGTGTTTTTGGGCGCCGCAACTTGGCGCCGCCCCTTCACTCCGGATGGGTGTGGGCGTCGAAGCGCTCGCGGTCGCTCTTGTCGCTCATGAAGATGGCGAAGGGCCGCAGGGCGTCGGCGTGGTTCAGGGTGATGGCGATCAGCACCGCCATCGGCGCCGCCAGCAGCGCGCCGGCGGCTCCCCACAGCCAGCTCCACAGCAGAAGCGCGATCATCACCACCAGGGGCGAAATGGCCAGCTGCTTGCCCTGCATGTGGGGAGCCACAAAGTTGCCCATCACCTGCTCGATCACCAGCAGGCCGGCGGCGACGGCCATCGCGGTGCCGGCATCCTGCGTCGCCACGACCAGCAGCACGGGCAGCGCGCCGGCCACCACCGACCCCACCACCGGCACATAGTTCAGCAGGAAGGCCAGGAAGCCCCACAGCAGAACCAGATCCACGCCGAACAGCGACAGCCAGCCGATATAGAGCGCGCCGGTGATCAGACCCAGCATGCTGCTGACCACCAGATAGCGGCGGAACTGCTGGGCGATGGCGGCCACCGCCTCCACCGCCATGCGGCAGCGCTCGCGGCCCAGGGTGATGACGATCTTTTCGCGCCAGACCGGCGCCTCCAGTTGCATCAGCAGCGACAGGAAGACGGTCAGCACCAGGGTCGAGACCGTCTGTCCGGCGGACGCCAGCGCGGTCTTGGCGAAACCGGTGATCGGATCGACCGGCACCTCGCCGCCCTGCCCCGCCGGCTGCCCCGCCCCTTGCCCGGCTCCTTGGCCGCCTTGCGCTGCCGTCAGGTCGGCCTTGGCGCCCTGGAACCAGTGGTTCGCCTTGGCCCACAGCTTGCCCAGCGCTTCGGCATATTGCGGGAAATCCTCCGCCACCCGCTGCGCCACCAGGGCCATGGACCCGAAGAAGGCGGCGAGGATGATCAGGATCAGCAGCATCGACGCGGTCAGCCCCAGCCAGGACAGGCGGCGCGGCACCCGCCCGCGCACCCAGCGGCCGACCGGCGCCACCGTGATCGCGACGAAGAAGGCGGACACCAGCGGGATCAGGATGGACGCCGCCGCCTGCAGCACCCAGAGCGATGCCGCCGCGGCCAGCACGCCCAGCAGCCAGAGGGCGAGATTGACGCGGTCGATGCGCGCCCCGCCCCGTCCTCCTCCCGGTTCCCGGCCGTCATCCCACCGCCCGCCATCCGTTCCGCCGTCCACGCCCGCCGCCTCCGCCGCTTCGCTCCGCATCGTCGGGATGCTCGTGCTAGACGCGCCACGGGGGCATTCGGTTCCATTCACTCCATGGGCGTTCCCATCGCAACCAGCTCGAAAAGGCCAAGTCGAAAAATCAAAAAAGATCGGCAATTGAGCTTATTTCGCAACAGCTCCATCGAACAGGAACGGCCAAGCTCAAGTTAAGTGGGAAAAATCTGCCGGTCGGTTAGCTGCACCTTCGCAGTATCATCAAAGTTCCATTTTTGACTGATTCATGGCCGAGGGGCGATATCCCTTTTTTGTCTCAATCCTGCCACGGGAAACCCCCTCATTCATAATTTCCTAACCATAAGTGTTAGTACCCGATTAAGGCTAACGAACGAGCCTGCGGAACAAGGCGATACCCATAAAGCGGAGTTCCAAAATGGCTACCACCAACACCGACGGCACGATCCAGGTCACCTTCGCGGTCAATGCCTGGGGCACGCCCGCCGATGGAAAATGGCCGCATTTTCAATTGCTTCTGGACGGCACCAGCATCGGTGAGGCCACCGTCTCCTCCGCCACCCAGTCGCGTTACGTCTTCACCGCCAACGTGCCGGCCGACAAGGCGCACGCGCTGCAGCTGGTCTATGACAACGACGACACGGTTAACGGCGTGGACCGCAACCTGTTCGTCAAGTCCTTCGAGGTGAACGACAGCACCATCCTGTCGATCGACCCGTCGGTCAAATACGACACCGGCAAAATCGACGGCCTGAACGTCATCGGCGGACAGACCGAGATGTACTGGCCGGGTGCGCTGAACGTGCCGCTGCCCGCCACGCTGTTCTCGTCCGCCGCCACCCCCCCGGATGCGGAGACCGCCGCCAGCATGACCACGACCATCAAGGTCAAGGCCTATGGCATCAGCGCCGGCGGGCAGGCTCCGCACTTCAAGCTGCTGGTGGACGATCAGGTGGTGGGCGACGCCTGGGTCAGCGCGACCTCGGCCACCGACTACACCTTCACCGCCAAGGTGGACCCGAACGAGGCCCACAAGATCCAGGTCTGGTACGACAACGACGCCACCGTGAACGGCGTCGACCGCAACCTGTTCGTCAAGTCGATCAACATCGACGGCCAGACCATCGCCTCGACCTCCAGCATGGCGTCCTACGACAAGGGCCCGGTGGACGGCAAATATGTCGTCGGCGGCCAGGAGGCCCTCTATTGGGGCGGCGCCCTGACCTTCGGCGTGCCGGAGGAGTATTTCGGCGGCGCCTATGTTCCGCCGCCCCCGCCGCCGCCGAGCAAGGCGGTGGACATCGTCGTCAACGCCTACGGCACTTCGGCCGGCGGACAGGCGGCGCATTTCAAGCTGCTGGTCGACGGTCAGGTGATCGGCGACGCCAAGGCCGCCGCCACCACCGCCGCCTACAAATTCACCGCCAACATCGACCCGACCAAGGCCCACACCGTCCAGGTCTGGTACGACAACGACGCCACCGTGAACGGCGTCGACCGTAACCTGTTCGTCAAGTCGGTCGCCATCAACGGCCACACCGTCGCAGTCACCGACAGCATCGTTACCTATGACAAGGGCGCCGTCGACGGCAAGGACGTGGTCAAGGGCCAGGAAGGGCTCTATTGGGGCGGCGCCCTGAACGTCAAGGCCGGCGCCGACCTGTTCGGCGACGCGCCCATCAACCAGACCCCGGTCCCGACCGCCCCGACCAAGCCGGCCTTCTATGTCGCCGCCAACGGCAAGGATACGTGGTCCGGCAAGCTGGCGGCGCCGAACGCCGACGGCACCGACGGTCCCTTCGCCAGCCTGGAGAAGGCGCAGGCGGCCATGCGGTCCAGCTCGACCATCGACACCACCTATGTCCGCGAGGGCACCTATCACCTGACCAAGACGCTGGAGCTGACCTCGCTCGACAACGGCCACAGCTTCCAGAACTATCCCGGCGAGAAGCCGGTGCTGAGCGGCGGCGAGGTGGTGAAGAGCTTCACCAGCGAGGGCAACGGCCTCTATTCGGCCAAGCTCGCCACGGCCAGCAACCTCGACCTGATCGTCGGCGACGTCCGCCAGCATCTGGCCGAGAAGTACGCCTATGACGCCGCCGACGTCACCAGCGGCTGGCATTTCGCCGATGCGGCCTCGGGGGGGCCGAGCGGCTGGTATATCCGCTCCCACGGCACCGAGGTGACCAGCGCCGACATCCAGCCGAACACGCTGATCCAGGTGATGGACGCCGAACGGCTGGGCGACACGCTGACCGGCATCGCCAGCTTCAACGCCTCCACCCGCACCATCATGCTGAAGAACGGCGCCTCCCTGCCGTTTGCGGAAGGCACCACCTACAAGCTGCTGAACAACGCGTCCTACGTCGATCAGGCGGGCGAGTTCGCGTGGCGGTCGACCGACGGCAAGCTGCTCTACAAGGCGGCCAGCTCCGGCTTCGTCTCCAGCGGGGTGGAGGTGCCGCGGCTGGGCACGCTGGTCAAGCTGAACGGCGCCAGCGACGTCACCATCGACGGGCTGACCTTCAAGAACACCACCACCGGCGGCGACGCCCTGCTGCTGACCAATGCCGACGGCAACCACATCAGCGACAACAGCTTCCTCAACGTCGGCTCGGCGATCAAGCTGACCGCCGGATCGTCCAACAACCAGATCGCCCACAACACGCTGAACCACATGGCCGAGAACGGCATCGAGATGGATGGCCGCAGCAACGGCAACAGCATCTATGCCAACACGATCAGCAACATCGGCGAAGTGCGCAAGGCGGTGGCCGGCATCATCGGCACCGGGGTGGACAACAACCTGATTTCCAACAACGACATCGACCACAGCGCGCGCTATGGCATCTCGTTCAAGGATTACGGCGGCACCACCAACACGGTGAACCACAACAACATCATCCAGTACAATCACATCTCCTACACCGGGCTGGAGACCGCCGACGACGGCGCCATCGAGATCCTGGGCCGGTCCAGCGCCAACACCGGCATGGTCATCCAGGGCAACTGGATCGAGCACGCCAACGGTCTGGCCACCAGCGCGCAGGATACCTGGATGTACGGCCAGAAGGGCTTCGGCATCTATCTGGACGACATGGCCGGCGGCATCACCGTCAAGGACAACTTCATCAAGGACGCCGACTGGGCCTCGGTGCAGATCCATGGCGGCGACAACAACGTGGTGACCAACAACTTCTCGGTCATCGCCAGCAACAAGGAAGACTTCATCCGCATCGAATGGCAGCCGGTGCACGGCACCGCCGGCGACCCGCACAACAACACGATCACCAAGAACGTGGTCATGGGCACCCTGCCGCTCGACGACTACACCGAGCTGTTGAGCGCCAACGACTTCGTAATCGACAACAACCTCGTCTACAACGTGCCGAAATACGGCGATCACGACGTGGTCGGCAAGCCGATGTTCACCAACGCCTATTGGGGCGACTATTCCCTGCAGGCGTCCTCGCCGGCCTTCGCCATGGGCATCCACGACCTCGCCTGGGCGAAGATGGGCGCCGAGGGCGTCGCCCATGTCGGGCTGGAGCATTTCTGGGACGCCGTCTGACCAAGGCCCGGATTCGGCGCATCGGGGGTACGCCTTCGACGCGCCGGACCCGTGGCATGGGCGGGGCCTGTTTCGCTCCACGGGCGGAGCCTGTTTCGCTCGATGACCGGGCGGCGCGGGCTCCGCCCAACTGCGTTTGTGGGACTCCGCTTCGAACGTTGCGCTGCTTGGCCCCCGCACTGCAGCGCACCATATGCAGGCCGCGCTCCGGCGACGGATCGGGGCGCCTCTTCCTCTCAGACCAGATGGACCGAGACCGTTTTCCGATGACGCAAGCGACGTGGACCGCGGGAACTTTGGCGAAAATCCTGGGAAGCGGCCTTCTGCTGTGGACCGCCTGCATGGCGCCGCCCACGGCGTCGACCGCCTGGGCGCTGGAGGAGCTGAAGCCGAAATTCGGCCCGGACGCGGTGCCGATCACCCGCGCCAGCGACTATGTCCGCACCGCCGCAGCGCCGGATTATTGGGCGCTCAGCCCCTATTACGTGCCGCAGACGACCGGCGCCTCCTGCTCGCTGGCCAGCGTGACGATGATGCTGAACGCGTTGCGCGGCCTGCCCGCCCTGGCCTCGGAACGGCTGGTGACGGGCAAGCAGCTGCTCGACCGGCTGGACGACGACCATTGGCGCGCCGCCA
The nucleotide sequence above comes from Azospirillum sp. TSA2s. Encoded proteins:
- a CDS encoding carbohydrate-binding domain-containing protein — protein: MATTNTDGTIQVTFAVNAWGTPADGKWPHFQLLLDGTSIGEATVSSATQSRYVFTANVPADKAHALQLVYDNDDTVNGVDRNLFVKSFEVNDSTILSIDPSVKYDTGKIDGLNVIGGQTEMYWPGALNVPLPATLFSSAATPPDAETAASMTTTIKVKAYGISAGGQAPHFKLLVDDQVVGDAWVSATSATDYTFTAKVDPNEAHKIQVWYDNDATVNGVDRNLFVKSINIDGQTIASTSSMASYDKGPVDGKYVVGGQEALYWGGALTFGVPEEYFGGAYVPPPPPPPSKAVDIVVNAYGTSAGGQAAHFKLLVDGQVIGDAKAAATTAAYKFTANIDPTKAHTVQVWYDNDATVNGVDRNLFVKSVAINGHTVAVTDSIVTYDKGAVDGKDVVKGQEGLYWGGALNVKAGADLFGDAPINQTPVPTAPTKPAFYVAANGKDTWSGKLAAPNADGTDGPFASLEKAQAAMRSSSTIDTTYVREGTYHLTKTLELTSLDNGHSFQNYPGEKPVLSGGEVVKSFTSEGNGLYSAKLATASNLDLIVGDVRQHLAEKYAYDAADVTSGWHFADAASGGPSGWYIRSHGTEVTSADIQPNTLIQVMDAERLGDTLTGIASFNASTRTIMLKNGASLPFAEGTTYKLLNNASYVDQAGEFAWRSTDGKLLYKAASSGFVSSGVEVPRLGTLVKLNGASDVTIDGLTFKNTTTGGDALLLTNADGNHISDNSFLNVGSAIKLTAGSSNNQIAHNTLNHMAENGIEMDGRSNGNSIYANTISNIGEVRKAVAGIIGTGVDNNLISNNDIDHSARYGISFKDYGGTTNTVNHNNIIQYNHISYTGLETADDGAIEILGRSSANTGMVIQGNWIEHANGLATSAQDTWMYGQKGFGIYLDDMAGGITVKDNFIKDADWASVQIHGGDNNVVTNNFSVIASNKEDFIRIEWQPVHGTAGDPHNNTITKNVVMGTLPLDDYTELLSANDFVIDNNLVYNVPKYGDHDVVGKPMFTNAYWGDYSLQASSPAFAMGIHDLAWAKMGAEGVAHVGLEHFWDAV
- a CDS encoding AI-2E family transporter, which codes for MRSEAAEAAGVDGGTDGGRWDDGREPGGGRGGARIDRVNLALWLLGVLAAAASLWVLQAAASILIPLVSAFFVAITVAPVGRWVRGRVPRRLSWLGLTASMLLILIILAAFFGSMALVAQRVAEDFPQYAEALGKLWAKANHWFQGAKADLTAAQGGQGAGQGAGQPAGQGGEVPVDPITGFAKTALASAGQTVSTLVLTVFLSLLMQLEAPVWREKIVITLGRERCRMAVEAVAAIAQQFRRYLVVSSMLGLITGALYIGWLSLFGVDLVLLWGFLAFLLNYVPVVGSVVAGALPVLLVVATQDAGTAMAVAAGLLVIEQVMGNFVAPHMQGKQLAISPLVVMIALLLWSWLWGAAGALLAAPMAVLIAITLNHADALRPFAIFMSDKSDRERFDAHTHPE